A single genomic interval of Nonomuraea rubra harbors:
- a CDS encoding FAD-dependent monooxygenase, with product MRNVLISGAGIGGPALAYWLTRYGCKVTVVERAPAIRPGGQAVDFKGPTHLTVLSRMGILDDVRRLQTGGTDQEIVDATGRRLAVLPGEFTGGALEIKRGDLAGILYDRTAADCEYVFGDSITSLTETPGGVQVTFERTAPRTFDLVVGADGIHSNVRRLAFGPESDYVRHLGYYYALVDVEGDFGTVPQMYNEPGRLVATGGPKAPAFFVFASGELTYDRYDSGQQKEILARAYQGMGWQTPRIIEAVRRAGNVYLDSISQVRIDRYAQGRVALLGDAGYGNTLGGFGSGLAMVGAYVLAGELAAAGGDHRAAFAEYERQLRQYAKIAKNGNAGPMLAPPTPARIRMRNRMLRSRFVMGLMTKLGDRYATDIALKAY from the coding sequence ATGCGAAACGTTCTCATCTCCGGTGCCGGCATCGGCGGCCCCGCCCTCGCCTACTGGCTCACCCGCTACGGCTGCAAGGTCACGGTCGTCGAGAGGGCTCCGGCCATCCGCCCGGGCGGCCAGGCGGTCGACTTCAAGGGCCCGACCCACCTCACCGTGCTCAGCCGCATGGGCATCCTGGACGACGTGCGCCGCCTGCAGACCGGCGGCACCGACCAGGAGATCGTGGACGCGACCGGCCGCAGGCTGGCGGTCCTGCCCGGCGAGTTCACCGGCGGCGCCCTGGAGATCAAGCGCGGCGACCTGGCCGGGATCCTGTACGACCGCACGGCCGCCGACTGCGAGTACGTCTTCGGCGACTCGATCACCTCCCTCACCGAGACCCCCGGCGGCGTCCAGGTCACTTTCGAGCGCACCGCGCCGCGCACGTTCGACCTGGTCGTCGGCGCGGACGGCATCCACTCGAACGTGCGCCGCCTCGCCTTCGGCCCCGAGTCCGACTATGTCCGGCATCTCGGCTACTACTACGCCCTGGTGGACGTCGAGGGGGACTTCGGGACGGTGCCGCAGATGTACAACGAGCCGGGCAGGCTGGTGGCGACGGGCGGGCCGAAGGCGCCGGCGTTCTTCGTCTTCGCCTCCGGCGAGCTGACCTACGACCGTTACGACAGCGGGCAGCAGAAGGAGATCCTGGCGCGGGCGTACCAGGGCATGGGCTGGCAGACCCCGCGGATCATCGAGGCGGTGCGCCGGGCGGGGAACGTCTATCTCGACTCGATCAGCCAGGTCAGGATCGACCGCTACGCCCAGGGCCGGGTGGCGCTGCTGGGCGACGCGGGGTACGGCAACACGCTGGGCGGGTTCGGCTCGGGCCTGGCCATGGTGGGCGCGTACGTGCTGGCCGGCGAGCTGGCGGCGGCGGGCGGCGATCACCGTGCGGCCTTCGCCGAGTACGAGCGGCAGTTAAGGCAGTACGCCAAGATCGCCAAGAACGGCAACGCCGGCCCCATGCTCGCGCCCCCCACCCCGGCGCGCATCCGCATGCGCAACCGGATGCTCAGGTCGAGATTCGTGATGGGCCTGATGACCAAGCTGGGCGACAGGTACGCCACGGACATCGCGCTCAAGGCGTACTGA
- a CDS encoding BTAD domain-containing putative transcriptional regulator: protein MQFGVLGPLAVWRAGGDPVTVGGPRPRALLAMLLLDAGRLVSVERLIDGQYGDRPPSGAANAVQAQVSRLRRQLPAELIEFHGTGYRLAVDRDHVDAHRFERLAREGRGLLAAGAHARAAALLREALGLWRGPAFADVADAPFAGPQVVRLEELQLAATEDLYEAELSLPDAGPAAGLRELVAAHPLRERARGLLMRALHAAGRQAEALAAYEEGRRLLADTLGADPSPELAALHLEILRGSRTRSARAGLPAQLTSFVGREEELARLAALGPARLVTIVGPGGTGKTRLVIEAATRRPPAADTVAFADLSLVDAPTSGNPGGAAGGPAAGTVGRAAGAPAAGAVGGVRDALTSGAGPVAGGQVAEVVLGALGLREPALRPAAAGGPDPVERLVAALAGQASLLVLDNCEHVVAEAATLARRLLAACPGLTIWATSREPLGITGEHLVPLAPLPTPPPGAQDPLGYPAVRLFADRAAAVRQGFSLGHRNLDAVLRICAALDGLPLAIELAAARVRTFGVAEIADRLAEHGRFRLLSRGDRTAAARHQTLHAVVEWSWSLLGPEEQALARRLSVFTGGATLEAVERVCGAADAVADRMADTVAGAVEDVLVDLVDKSLVETDGERYQMLDTIRLFCLERLAEAGEEERLRRRHAAWFLKFAGRAHEHLYRAEQLEWLAALSADNANLQSALRWSVEHDRPTAWRLVGTLGMYWWLTGRRGQGIRHAERLLDTTPPAGPAGRSELAEEYVLAVLHAVPDVGSPHWVRAKEIVGTLDRPMRYRFGVALWGMIAGPPEGGMMTAERQRSVLGTDAWSSALNQLGATLLTLHNGQLQEAEAGMERVLAAFEALGERWGTGQALDWLALLASWRGDWQRAMGLWERALAVFSELGALDELADVLSRRANAHWRAGDAEAACADNERAGELERRLGRPELMAWVQLQLGDISRLQGDLPEAARRLDAALSGSETAAFTAGGTRSRVYTALGRLAAAHGDGERAARMHAEALASALGSPLPNDVAEVAEGLADQALFEATHGCAPGPENEDETGQAAGVPVAAQRAARRAALLLGIGAAVRGMAVAGDRDVAATAAGAGRVLGPEEFAAAYAKGAAMSREEALAALREAASG, encoded by the coding sequence GTGCAGTTCGGCGTCCTGGGTCCGCTCGCGGTGTGGCGCGCCGGCGGCGACCCCGTCACCGTCGGCGGCCCGCGGCCGCGCGCGCTCCTGGCGATGCTGCTGCTCGACGCGGGGCGGCTGGTCAGCGTCGAGCGGCTGATCGACGGCCAGTACGGCGACCGGCCCCCGTCCGGCGCCGCCAACGCCGTGCAGGCGCAGGTCTCCCGGCTCAGGCGGCAACTGCCCGCCGAGCTGATCGAGTTCCACGGGACGGGCTACCGGCTGGCGGTCGACCGCGACCACGTGGACGCGCACCGCTTCGAACGGCTGGCCCGCGAGGGGCGCGGCCTGCTCGCGGCGGGCGCGCACGCGCGGGCCGCCGCACTGCTGCGGGAGGCGCTGGGGCTGTGGCGCGGCCCGGCGTTCGCGGACGTGGCCGACGCGCCGTTCGCCGGGCCGCAGGTGGTGCGGCTGGAAGAGCTGCAGCTGGCCGCCACCGAGGACCTGTACGAGGCCGAGCTGTCGCTGCCCGACGCCGGCCCCGCCGCCGGGCTGCGCGAGCTGGTGGCCGCCCATCCGCTGCGCGAACGGGCACGCGGGCTGCTCATGCGGGCCCTGCACGCGGCGGGGCGGCAGGCCGAGGCGCTGGCCGCGTACGAGGAAGGGCGGCGGCTGCTCGCCGACACGCTCGGCGCGGACCCGTCACCCGAGCTGGCGGCCCTGCACCTGGAGATCCTGCGCGGGTCGCGGACGCGTTCGGCGCGGGCGGGGCTGCCCGCGCAGCTCACCAGCTTCGTGGGGCGCGAGGAGGAGCTCGCCCGGCTGGCCGCCCTGGGACCGGCCCGGCTGGTCACGATCGTGGGGCCGGGCGGCACGGGCAAGACCCGCCTGGTCATCGAGGCCGCCACCCGCCGCCCACCGGCCGCCGACACGGTCGCCTTCGCAGACCTGTCACTCGTGGACGCCCCGACGAGCGGAAACCCGGGCGGCGCGGCTGGGGGGCCGGCCGCGGGGACTGTCGGGCGCGCGGCGGGCGCACCGGCCGCCGGGGCGGTGGGCGGCGTGAGAGACGCGCTGACCTCCGGGGCTGGGCCGGTGGCTGGGGGGCAGGTGGCGGAGGTTGTGCTCGGGGCGCTCGGGTTGCGGGAGCCCGCGCTCAGGCCGGCCGCCGCGGGCGGGCCCGATCCCGTCGAGCGGCTCGTGGCCGCGCTGGCCGGGCAGGCGTCGCTGCTCGTCCTGGACAACTGCGAGCACGTCGTCGCCGAGGCCGCCACGCTCGCCCGCCGCCTGCTCGCCGCGTGCCCCGGCCTGACGATCTGGGCCACCAGCAGGGAACCCCTGGGCATCACCGGCGAGCATCTCGTCCCGCTCGCCCCCTTGCCCACCCCGCCCCCGGGTGCGCAGGACCCGCTCGGCTACCCGGCGGTCCGGCTGTTCGCCGACCGGGCCGCGGCCGTACGGCAGGGGTTCTCGCTCGGGCACCGCAACCTGGACGCGGTGCTGCGGATCTGCGCCGCGCTCGACGGGCTGCCACTGGCCATCGAGCTGGCGGCGGCGCGGGTGCGCACGTTCGGGGTGGCGGAGATCGCCGACCGGCTGGCCGAGCACGGCCGCTTCCGGCTGCTCTCGCGCGGCGACCGTACGGCCGCCGCCCGCCACCAGACCCTGCACGCGGTGGTGGAGTGGAGCTGGAGCCTGCTCGGGCCGGAGGAGCAGGCGCTGGCCAGACGCCTGTCGGTGTTCACCGGCGGCGCGACCCTGGAGGCGGTCGAACGCGTCTGCGGCGCCGCGGACGCGGTGGCGGACCGAATGGCGGACACGGTGGCGGGCGCGGTGGAGGACGTGCTGGTCGATCTGGTGGACAAGTCGCTGGTCGAGACCGACGGTGAGCGTTACCAGATGCTCGACACCATCCGGCTGTTCTGCCTGGAGCGGCTGGCGGAGGCGGGTGAGGAGGAGCGCCTGCGGCGGCGGCATGCCGCCTGGTTCCTAAAGTTCGCGGGGCGCGCGCACGAGCACCTCTACCGGGCAGAGCAGCTCGAATGGCTGGCCGCGTTGTCGGCCGACAACGCCAACCTGCAGTCGGCCCTGCGCTGGAGCGTGGAGCACGACAGGCCGACGGCGTGGCGGCTGGTGGGCACGCTCGGCATGTACTGGTGGCTGACCGGGCGGCGCGGCCAGGGCATCCGGCACGCCGAACGCCTCCTCGACACCACACCACCCGCCGGGCCGGCGGGCAGGTCCGAACTGGCGGAGGAGTACGTGCTGGCCGTGCTGCATGCCGTGCCCGACGTCGGCTCGCCGCACTGGGTGCGGGCGAAGGAGATCGTCGGAACGCTCGACCGGCCGATGCGCTACCGGTTCGGCGTGGCGCTGTGGGGCATGATCGCGGGACCGCCCGAAGGCGGGATGATGACGGCGGAACGGCAGCGGTCGGTGCTCGGCACCGACGCGTGGAGCAGCGCGCTCAACCAGCTCGGCGCAACGCTGCTGACGCTGCACAACGGGCAGCTCCAGGAGGCCGAGGCCGGGATGGAGCGGGTGCTGGCGGCCTTCGAGGCGTTGGGCGAGCGGTGGGGCACGGGGCAGGCGCTCGACTGGCTGGCCCTCCTCGCGAGCTGGCGCGGCGACTGGCAGCGGGCGATGGGGCTGTGGGAACGGGCGCTCGCCGTGTTCTCGGAGCTCGGCGCGCTCGACGAGCTGGCGGACGTCCTGAGCAGGCGGGCCAACGCGCACTGGCGGGCCGGCGACGCCGAGGCCGCGTGCGCCGACAACGAGCGGGCGGGCGAGCTGGAGCGGCGGCTGGGGCGGCCGGAGCTGATGGCCTGGGTGCAGCTCCAGCTCGGGGACATCTCCCGGCTTCAGGGTGATCTTCCCGAGGCTGCCAGGCGGCTCGACGCCGCGCTGTCCGGCTCGGAGACCGCCGCGTTCACGGCCGGGGGGACGAGGTCGCGCGTTTACACGGCACTCGGCCGGCTGGCGGCCGCCCACGGTGACGGGGAACGGGCCGCCCGCATGCACGCCGAAGCCCTGGCCTCCGCCCTGGGCTCGCCCCTGCCCAACGACGTGGCGGAGGTCGCGGAAGGCCTGGCGGACCAGGCCCTCTTCGAGGCGACCCATGGATGTGCGCCCGGACCGGAGAACGAGGACGAGACCGGGCAGGCGGCGGGTGTGCCGGTGGCTGCCCAGCGGGCGGCCCGGCGGGCGGCGTTGTTGCTCGGGATCGGGGCGGCGGTACGGGGCATGGCCGTGGCCGGGGATCGGGACGTGGCCGCGACCGCCGCCGGTGCCGGCCGCGTGCTCGGGCCCGAGGAGTTCGCGGCCGCGTACGCGAAGGGCGCGGCGATGAGCCGCGAGGAGGCCCTGGCGGCCCTGCGCGAGGCCGCCAGCGGGTAG
- a CDS encoding M28 family peptidase → MKRRALLAAVAGLATAATVVSPANAAPPGAARHASTSAADPASLAAAVADQAVSSQLDELTRGPDEAYSRVSVTPGASDMFYVAYERTYKGLPMVGGDAVVVTDAAGHVRDTVAASGPSPRGVPTRATISAGRATEVARTRLERVDDTAEPRLVVLAWGERPRLAWEAVVSGIAGGQPSIQHVFVDARTGKVADSFDLVRAGTGNGYYNGQVTINTSGSGSSYSMTDTTRPGIQCGGQNGTAYTGTDDAWGNGSGTNLETACVDALYGVQREWEMLRDWLGRNGINGSGRGFPARVGLNQVNAYWNGSYTNFGHNQANTAQATSIDVVAHEYGHAIFQTTPGGAGSGNENGGINEGTGDIFGALTEHYANNPNDPPDYLVGEEVNLVGQGPIRNMYNPGALGDPNCWSTQIPNTEVHAAAGPLNHWFYLLAEGNNPGGGKPSSPICSGGPSSVTGIGIQKAGKIFMGALSRKTSTWRYTNVRAASVAAVIELYGASSVECNTTKAAWSAVSVAAASGEPACGTPGSDFSLSLNPSSGSAAPGQQLTATVGTQTTSGSAQTVNLSASGLPSGTTASFSPASVTSGNSSTLTVRVGSATPQGTYPITVTGAGSTSHTATYTLTVGQGPNPGDPPDISLANVKAHLTQFQSIATGNGGNRRSTGGGYLQSVSYIEERLRAAGYTVVRQNCTTTYCSSGAGPNLIADWPGGDANQVVMSGAHLDSVAAGPGINDNASGSANLLEVALTLAQRNPTLAKHVRFGWWTDEEQGLNGSEYYVASLSAAERQRIQVYYNYDMTGSTNGGYFINNINTAGAAYLKEFYDRLNLQPEENVEGANRSDDASFRNAGIASSGVAAGASATKTSAQAAKWGGTAGRAYDPCYHASCDTTSNINDTVLDRAADAAMYAVWKQAVGGTPPTRDFSISANPASGTVQAGSAATSTIGTSTTAGTAQTVNLAASGLPTGATATFNPASVTSGGSATLTISTAPTTPAGSYTVTVTGTGETATRTATYALTVQGTSGGRTFTNGTDYPIADYSNTQSSVSSTATGTATSPVRVSITISHTCAEDLDIWLRGPSGTWYAVDRYGGTTCTPYGTRTFSVPVSQQAAGTWVLDIEDVYSGDTGYLDSWSITV, encoded by the coding sequence GTGAAACGCAGAGCCTTACTCGCCGCGGTCGCAGGCCTCGCCACGGCCGCGACCGTGGTGTCACCCGCGAACGCCGCGCCTCCCGGGGCCGCCAGGCACGCGAGCACGTCGGCGGCCGATCCCGCCTCGCTCGCGGCGGCGGTCGCGGACCAGGCCGTCTCCAGCCAGCTCGACGAGCTGACCAGGGGTCCGGACGAGGCGTACAGCAGGGTCTCGGTGACGCCGGGCGCGAGTGACATGTTCTACGTCGCGTACGAGCGCACGTACAAGGGCCTGCCCATGGTGGGCGGCGACGCCGTCGTGGTCACCGACGCGGCGGGGCACGTCAGGGACACGGTGGCGGCCTCGGGGCCGAGCCCGCGGGGCGTGCCGACCAGGGCCACGATCAGCGCCGGGCGGGCCACGGAGGTCGCGAGGACCAGGCTGGAGCGGGTGGACGACACGGCCGAGCCGCGCCTGGTCGTGCTGGCCTGGGGCGAGCGGCCCCGGCTGGCCTGGGAGGCCGTGGTCAGCGGCATCGCCGGTGGGCAGCCGAGCATCCAGCACGTGTTCGTGGACGCGCGTACCGGGAAGGTCGCCGACTCCTTCGACCTCGTCCGCGCCGGCACCGGCAACGGCTACTACAACGGCCAGGTGACGATCAACACGAGCGGCTCGGGCAGCTCGTACTCGATGACCGACACCACCCGGCCCGGCATCCAGTGCGGCGGCCAGAACGGCACCGCCTACACCGGCACGGACGACGCGTGGGGCAACGGCTCGGGCACCAACCTGGAGACCGCCTGCGTGGACGCCCTCTACGGCGTGCAGCGCGAGTGGGAGATGCTGCGCGACTGGCTGGGCCGCAACGGCATCAACGGCAGCGGCCGCGGCTTCCCCGCACGGGTCGGGCTGAACCAGGTCAACGCGTACTGGAACGGCAGCTACACCAACTTCGGCCACAACCAGGCCAACACCGCCCAGGCCACCTCCATCGACGTCGTGGCCCACGAGTACGGTCACGCCATCTTCCAGACCACCCCTGGCGGAGCCGGCTCCGGCAACGAGAACGGCGGCATCAACGAGGGCACCGGCGACATCTTCGGCGCGCTCACCGAGCACTACGCGAACAACCCCAACGACCCGCCGGACTACCTGGTCGGCGAGGAGGTCAACCTGGTCGGGCAGGGGCCGATCAGGAACATGTACAACCCGGGCGCGCTCGGCGACCCGAACTGCTGGTCGACCCAGATCCCGAACACCGAGGTGCACGCGGCGGCCGGCCCGCTGAACCACTGGTTCTACCTGCTGGCCGAGGGCAACAACCCGGGCGGCGGCAAGCCGTCCAGCCCGATCTGCTCGGGCGGCCCCTCGTCGGTCACCGGCATCGGCATCCAGAAGGCCGGCAAGATCTTCATGGGTGCGCTCTCGCGCAAGACCTCGACCTGGCGTTACACGAACGTGCGCGCCGCCTCCGTCGCGGCCGTCATCGAGCTGTACGGCGCGAGCAGCGTGGAGTGCAACACCACCAAGGCCGCCTGGAGCGCGGTCAGCGTGGCGGCGGCATCGGGCGAGCCCGCGTGCGGCACGCCGGGCAGCGACTTCTCGCTGTCGCTCAACCCGTCGTCGGGCAGCGCGGCGCCGGGCCAGCAGCTCACGGCCACGGTCGGCACGCAGACCACCTCGGGCAGCGCGCAGACGGTGAACCTGTCGGCGTCCGGGCTGCCGTCCGGCACCACGGCGAGCTTCAGCCCGGCGTCGGTGACCTCGGGCAACTCCTCGACGCTGACGGTGCGGGTGGGCTCGGCCACGCCGCAGGGCACGTACCCGATCACGGTGACGGGTGCCGGCTCGACCTCGCACACCGCCACGTACACGCTGACGGTCGGCCAGGGGCCGAACCCCGGTGATCCGCCGGACATCAGCCTGGCCAACGTCAAGGCCCACCTGACGCAGTTCCAGTCGATCGCGACGGGCAACGGCGGGAACCGCAGGTCCACGGGAGGCGGTTACCTGCAGTCGGTGTCGTACATCGAGGAGAGGCTGCGCGCGGCCGGCTACACCGTGGTCAGGCAGAACTGCACCACCACCTACTGCAGCAGCGGCGCGGGCCCGAACCTGATCGCCGACTGGCCGGGCGGCGACGCGAACCAGGTCGTCATGTCCGGCGCGCACCTCGACAGCGTCGCGGCGGGGCCCGGCATCAACGACAACGCCTCAGGCTCGGCGAACCTCCTCGAAGTCGCGCTGACCCTCGCGCAGCGCAACCCGACGCTGGCCAAGCACGTCAGGTTCGGCTGGTGGACCGATGAGGAGCAGGGGCTCAACGGGTCGGAGTACTACGTGGCCTCGCTCAGCGCCGCCGAGCGGCAGCGGATCCAGGTCTACTACAACTACGACATGACGGGCTCCACCAACGGCGGCTACTTCATCAACAACATCAACACCGCCGGGGCCGCGTACCTCAAGGAGTTCTACGACCGGCTGAACCTGCAGCCCGAGGAGAACGTCGAGGGCGCCAACCGCTCCGACGACGCCTCCTTCCGCAACGCGGGCATCGCCAGCTCGGGCGTCGCGGCCGGCGCCAGCGCCACCAAGACCTCGGCGCAGGCCGCCAAGTGGGGCGGCACGGCCGGGCGCGCGTACGACCCGTGCTACCACGCCTCCTGCGACACCACCTCCAACATCAACGACACCGTGCTCGACCGGGCGGCGGACGCGGCCATGTACGCGGTCTGGAAGCAGGCGGTCGGCGGCACCCCGCCCACCCGTGACTTCTCGATCTCGGCGAACCCGGCGAGCGGCACCGTCCAGGCGGGCTCGGCGGCCACGTCCACCATCGGCACCAGCACCACGGCCGGCACCGCCCAGACCGTGAACCTCGCGGCCTCCGGCCTGCCGACCGGCGCCACGGCCACGTTCAACCCGGCCTCGGTCACCTCCGGCGGGTCGGCCACGCTGACGATCTCGACCGCGCCCACCACGCCGGCAGGCAGCTACACCGTCACGGTGACCGGCACGGGCGAGACGGCCACGCGGACGGCGACGTACGCGCTGACCGTTCAGGGCACGTCGGGCGGCAGGACGTTCACCAACGGCACCGACTATCCGATCGCCGACTACAGCAACACCCAGAGCTCGGTCTCCTCCACCGCGACGGGCACCGCGACCTCGCCGGTCCGGGTGTCCATCACGATCAGCCACACGTGCGCGGAGGACCTCGACATCTGGCTGCGCGGGCCCAGCGGCACCTGGTACGCGGTCGACCGTTACGGCGGCACGACCTGCACCCCGTACGGGACCAGGACGTTCTCCGTACCGGTGAGCCAGCAGGCGGCCGGCACGTGGGTGCTCGACATCGAGGACGTCTACTCGGGTGACACCGGGTACCTCGACTCGTGGAGCATCACGGTCTAG
- a CDS encoding ATP-binding protein, giving the protein MASLASPALVGRDTPLRLLIGALTCPPAVIQVQGEAGIGKTSLVRAAIEPLTSPDRTVLIGHCHQIREPFPYGPVFDALRHVAAALPERDLLNPVTGALRGYLPELAGHLPPAPSPPPMGDPRAERHHLFRAVHALLGAAGMVVLVVEDLHWADDGTRDLLRFLTDQPPEGLALVVTFRREELPVPGLPFGHAYRRSPGVRSEVISLTPLDVEGVRRLAGALLASPPGLAFAAKLHERTAGVPFVIEEVVRSLLDGEGRLPEPEALDRMGVPVLLREAMAERLTGLSPAALSAVRAAAVLRLPAEEPLINAVSGAPGPPLPGPVEPGRESHGGAGLSEALRAGVLREQPDGLYGFRHALAQQAVYDAVPGPDRRLTHRRAMAALAALDPPPLVQLAHHARHAGDFAAWQRHGSAAADHAAAIGDIPLAVELLEGLLADPKLPRQARGPLALRLSRVAAIGLSHRRAVRLLRHLLSDDFLSPQVRGEARLNLGVLLSNQAGAITAGRQEILAALPDLAGSPSLAARGLALLAMPVWGGEPLAMHEEWMGQAEKLLVEGQDPELSAAVLANKVSLAMLVGSPEAFELAGTLPVNDPSIAVRRQVARGYSNLYDAALALGHYAAAGRFAERSRRVADETGALYPAFLVEMSSIRLDLLTGRWDGLRERALAAVEMTYEAPLLAVEARLALGVLALARGEWDEAGEHLEAAGVRDLDSGFLPVALAGSSGLVELHLTRGALEPALAAADLAVTRLRRKGVWVWGDQLVPAAVAALLKAGRPEAAAGLVGEFAAGIDGRDAPSAHAGHDLARGALAGHAGRPEEAARSYARARAAYLAMPRPYAAARAAELEASAWLAAANRTGTPASDAAARSTPASTAAARPAPAGREPADGSERGSGRERAAGLVAEAAERYAALGATHDAARCRRLLRELGPDRPPARRSRKAGDGVLSPRESEVARLVALGRTNREIAEVLFLSQRTVDTHVARVLQKLGVRTRADVREPRPEDRPGPVTPES; this is encoded by the coding sequence ATGGCAAGCCTGGCTTCTCCTGCGCTGGTCGGGCGGGACACCCCGCTGCGATTACTCATCGGCGCCCTCACCTGCCCGCCCGCCGTCATCCAGGTGCAGGGCGAGGCGGGGATCGGCAAGACCAGCCTCGTCCGAGCCGCGATCGAGCCGCTCACCTCGCCTGACAGGACCGTGCTGATCGGCCACTGTCACCAGATCCGCGAGCCGTTCCCGTACGGGCCGGTGTTCGACGCGCTGCGCCACGTGGCAGCGGCCCTGCCCGAGCGCGACCTGCTCAACCCGGTCACCGGAGCGCTCCGCGGCTACCTGCCCGAGCTGGCGGGACACCTGCCGCCCGCGCCGTCCCCGCCGCCCATGGGCGACCCGCGCGCCGAGCGGCACCACCTCTTCCGCGCCGTGCACGCGCTGCTGGGCGCGGCCGGGATGGTGGTGCTGGTGGTCGAGGACCTGCACTGGGCCGACGACGGCACCCGCGACCTGCTGCGCTTCCTCACCGACCAGCCGCCCGAGGGGCTGGCGCTGGTGGTGACGTTCCGGCGGGAGGAGCTGCCGGTGCCGGGGCTGCCGTTCGGGCACGCGTACCGGCGCTCGCCCGGGGTGCGCAGCGAGGTGATCTCGCTGACGCCGCTCGACGTCGAGGGCGTGCGCAGGCTCGCCGGGGCGCTGCTCGCGTCGCCCCCCGGTCTGGCGTTCGCCGCCAAGCTGCACGAGCGTACGGCGGGGGTGCCGTTCGTGATCGAGGAGGTGGTGCGGTCGCTGCTGGACGGCGAGGGCCGGCTGCCCGAGCCCGAGGCGCTCGACCGGATGGGCGTGCCGGTGCTGCTGCGCGAGGCCATGGCCGAACGCCTCACCGGGCTGTCACCCGCCGCGCTCAGCGCCGTCCGCGCCGCCGCCGTCCTGCGCCTGCCCGCGGAGGAACCGCTGATCAACGCCGTCTCCGGCGCCCCGGGCCCGCCCCTGCCCGGCCCCGTGGAGCCGGGCCGGGAGTCGCACGGCGGGGCGGGGTTGAGCGAGGCGTTGCGGGCCGGGGTGTTGCGCGAGCAGCCCGACGGCCTGTACGGGTTCCGCCACGCGCTCGCCCAGCAGGCCGTCTACGACGCCGTCCCCGGCCCCGACCGCAGGCTCACGCACCGCCGCGCCATGGCCGCGCTGGCCGCGCTCGACCCGCCGCCCCTGGTCCAGCTCGCCCACCACGCCCGCCACGCCGGCGACTTCGCCGCGTGGCAGCGGCACGGCAGCGCCGCCGCCGACCACGCCGCCGCGATCGGTGACATCCCGCTGGCCGTGGAGCTGCTCGAAGGGCTGCTCGCCGACCCGAAGCTGCCCAGGCAGGCGCGCGGGCCGCTGGCGCTCAGGCTCAGCCGCGTCGCCGCGATCGGCCTGTCGCACCGCCGCGCCGTCCGCCTCCTGCGCCACCTCCTGTCCGACGACTTCCTGTCCCCCCAGGTACGCGGCGAGGCCCGGCTCAACCTCGGCGTGCTGCTGTCCAACCAGGCCGGCGCGATCACCGCGGGCCGGCAGGAGATCCTCGCCGCGCTCCCCGACCTGGCCGGCAGCCCCTCCCTGGCCGCCCGCGGCCTGGCGCTGCTGGCGATGCCCGTGTGGGGCGGCGAGCCGCTGGCCATGCACGAGGAGTGGATGGGCCAGGCGGAGAAGCTGCTGGTGGAGGGCCAGGATCCCGAGCTGTCGGCCGCCGTCCTGGCCAACAAGGTGAGCCTGGCCATGCTCGTCGGCTCGCCCGAGGCGTTCGAGCTGGCCGGCACGCTGCCGGTCAACGACCCGTCCATCGCCGTACGCAGGCAGGTGGCGCGCGGCTACTCCAACCTGTACGACGCCGCGCTCGCACTCGGGCACTACGCCGCCGCCGGGCGGTTCGCCGAGCGGAGCAGGCGCGTCGCCGACGAGACCGGCGCGCTGTACCCGGCGTTCCTGGTGGAGATGTCGTCGATCCGGCTCGACCTGCTGACCGGCCGCTGGGACGGCCTGCGCGAGCGGGCGCTGGCCGCCGTCGAGATGACGTACGAGGCGCCGCTGCTCGCGGTGGAGGCCCGGCTCGCGCTCGGCGTGCTCGCCCTGGCCAGAGGGGAGTGGGACGAGGCCGGCGAGCACCTGGAAGCGGCCGGCGTGCGGGACCTGGACTCGGGTTTCCTGCCGGTCGCCCTGGCCGGGTCGAGCGGGCTGGTCGAGCTCCACCTGACCAGGGGCGCGCTGGAGCCGGCGCTGGCGGCGGCCGACCTGGCGGTAACCCGGCTGCGGCGCAAGGGCGTGTGGGTGTGGGGCGACCAGCTCGTCCCCGCCGCCGTCGCCGCCCTGCTCAAGGCCGGCCGGCCGGAGGCGGCGGCCGGGCTGGTCGGGGAGTTCGCGGCGGGCATCGACGGCAGGGACGCGCCGTCCGCGCACGCCGGGCACGACCTGGCCAGAGGCGCGCTGGCCGGCCACGCGGGCCGGCCCGAGGAGGCGGCGCGAAGCTACGCGCGGGCGCGGGCCGCGTACCTGGCGATGCCGCGCCCGTACGCGGCGGCCCGCGCGGCCGAACTGGAGGCGAGCGCCTGGCTCGCCGCGGCGAACCGCACCGGCACGCCCGCCTCGGACGCCGCCGCCCGCAGCACACCCGCGTCAACCGCCGCCGCGCGCCCCGCGCCCGCGGGCCGGGAGCCGGCAGACGGCTCGGAGCGGGGCTCGGGTCGGGAGCGGGCCGCTGGGCTGGTCGCCGAGGCCGCCGAGCGGTACGCGGCGCTCGGCGCGACGCACGATGCCGCGCGCTGCCGGCGGCTGCTGCGCGAGCTGGGCCCCGACCGGCCGCCGGCGCGCCGGAGCAGGAAGGCCGGCGACGGGGTGCTGTCGCCGCGCGAGAGCGAGGTGGCCAGGCTGGTGGCGCTGGGCCGGACGAACAGGGAGATCGCCGAGGTGCTGTTCCTGTCCCAGCGTACGGTGGACACGCACGTCGCCCGCGTGCTGCAGAAGCTCGGCGTGCGCACCAGGGCGGACGTGCGAGAGCCCCGGCCGGAGGACCGGCCGGGGCCCGTCACCCCCGAGTCGTGA